In Astatotilapia calliptera unplaced genomic scaffold, fAstCal1.2 U_scaffold_1, whole genome shotgun sequence, one DNA window encodes the following:
- the LOC113017301 gene encoding beta-1,4 N-acetylgalactosaminyltransferase 2-like: MSLAGHSKQRRVLLTVSNGVLTTETPTAEATVQGSGETKLTIESSTLLVLNDLLAKVSYTSTIYHINTGDLVTFQFENYEAVFPITIQQPHVPVLYDMGTNISSQVTIVTKTFLRYKQLRVLLDSIRKFYSNIKVIIADDSLEPESITGENIQHYIMPPAQGWFAGRNLAVSQVTTKYFLWVDDDFLFSEKTKIEKLVEVMEAVPELDMVGGSVQGNKFHFSILYEEGDENEGGCLYRKSGGKFHSLPSYPQCHLASGVVNFFLARTDAMQRVRFDPKLQRVAHSEFFMDGLGSLMVASCGDVTIDHQPKTDGNRNPTYNKFRSPGRNDAEFKLQLHFFKNYLKCIRYG; encoded by the exons ATGTCGCTGGCAGGGCATAGCAAGCAGAGAAGG GTCCTGTTAACTGTGTCTAATGGTGTCCTAACAACAGAAACTCCAACTGCAGAGGCCACTGTTCAAG GTTCTGgagagacaaaactgactaTTGAGTCTAGCACCTTGTTGGTCCTCAATGACCTGCTGGCCAAAGTGTCCTATACCAGCACCATCTACCATATAAACACTGGAGACCTTG TCACTTTCCAGTTTGAAAACTATGAAGCCGTGTTTCCCATTACCATCCAGCAGCCTCATGTACCAGTCCTGTATGACATGGGAACAA ATATCAGCTCTCAAGTTACCATTGTCACAAAGACCTTCCTGCGCTACAAACAACTGAGGGTGTTGTTGGATAGCATCCGGAAATTCTATAGTAACATAAAAGTGATTATTGCAGATGACAGCTTAGAACCAGAGAGCATTACTGGAGAAAACATCCAGCATTACATCATGCCTCCAGCACAG ggCTGGTTTGCAGGCAGAAATCTGGCTGTGTCGCAGGTTACCACCAAGTACTTCTTGTGGGTGGATGAcgactttttgttttctgagaaGACAAAGATAGAGAAACTTGTGGAGGTGATGGAGGCAGTCCCAGAACTAGATATG GTTGGTGGGTCAGTGCAAGGGAACAAGTTTCACTTTTCTATTCTGTATGAGGAAGGAGATGAAAACGAAGGTGGCTGCCTCTACAGGAAGTCTGGTGGGAAATTCCATTCCCTTCCTAGTTACCCACAATGCCATTTGGCCAGTGGAGTGGTCAACTTCTTCCTGGCTCGTACAGATGCCATGCAGAGGGTGAGATTTGACCCGAAGCTCCAGCGAGTAGCACATTCAG AGTTCTTCATGGATGGCCTGGGCTCTTTGATGGTTGCCTCATGTGGTGATGTGACAATTGACCATCAACCTAAAACAGACGGAAACCGTAATCCTACCTACAACAAATTCAGAAGCCCTGGAAGAAATGATGCAGAATTCAAACTGCAGCTTCACTTTTTCAAAAACTACCTTAAGTGCATTAGATATGGATAG